The genomic interval TCTGAGAACATGGGGGGGAAGGGTCGGAGGCTGGCCACACTGCTGATGACGGATACATGCTGGTCCACCGATGACAGGATCCGTTGTCCCTGAATGTAGCTGCTGTTGCCATAGTAACCTGCTGGGTGGGGTGGGGAAGTGCTGTTCAGTTGAGCCCAGCTGTTTGCTGCCAGTGTTTGCAGGTGTCTCATAATCGCCTCTTGGGAGCCATTGCTATTCATTCGTGATACTGCAACAACATACTGGGTTTTAGTTGACGTCACAAAAGATTGACCCCTAAAGGGGTGTGTGAATGGGAGGGCTTTTGGCAGGGTCGATAATACATGAAATCACTATGATCAGCATTGACTAGAGATATTTCAAGATCATTTTAAGGGATGAGCTGGTCTAAACCATacacattacaactttaacatCAATTATTTGTGTGACCATTCTGTAGGTATGATTTTAGAGTTGTAaatagagagagcagaaaagacgATTTTCTGCGATTTTTCAACTCAACAACCAAAACCATGTCCCCTCCCTCTATGCCTCTAAACAATCTCATCCAGAGCCagacctatatatatattaaatatatatatatatatatatatatatatatatattagggctgtcaagcgattaaaatatttaatcgtgattaatcgcattaatgtcatagttaactcagattaatcgcgattaatcgcaaatcttttttctatgctaaatatcccttgatttatttttcccattaattgttctcattttaatgctcttatcaacatggagaagtgcatcggcttgccttgtgcaaatgtttttttattgataacaacattggcatatacaaaaaaaaaaagcctatagtgcaattaaacgatgaacatacaaacatactgccttgaacatagcagtcaggctactgcttctttgttttgagccaaaaaaaaacaaaacttttttatttttttcaaatatgaatttacgttaatcgcgcaataaaaaaatgtagttaaaattggtttgcgttaacgccgttaataacgcgtttaactgacagccctaatatatatatatatatatataattaataaaaaggATGAACAACACAAATCTGTCAATTACTTCCATTGAATCTCACGTAATTGCAGTCTAGTGATCTCCTTCTATTCCTTCCCAGTCTATTTTCCACGCTAGGTAACCTGGCCAGGGCAGGACCCAATTACTGATCAAACTACGGCGCTTTGAACTTTGAGGAAGTAGAAACTACAGAAAGGATTGGGGGTTCCGACCccgcaaaataaatataaataataattgatgCATGAACAACAATTAACAGAACCAAAGCAGCAACAGGGAGTGCAAAGGTTGCTAAGCGGCACCAACCTGAATAGTGGTGTCCCTGAGCCTGGCTAGCATCAGGTACGTATCCATACTCCCCCGAGGGCCCCACGTGGGCCATCCTCTGACCGGCCGGGGTCTGGGTATCTAACCCCCGCTCCACACCGGCCTGGGGCGTGTCcgaggagcaggaagagctgTAGGACAGCAGGCCGCTGACGGGAGGAGGTTGGCTGGGACCGGGGCCATGGGGCCCTTGGTAGGGCTGGTAGCGAGACGGAAGCTGATAGGTCAGGGACGAGGTCCCGGACAGAGCAGGGGACTGCATCTGCCCATGAGGCCTGCACACAAGATGGAGAGGAAATGAATTGAGGTCAATGCCCGCTCCGGGACTGGGACCTGATCTCTGGCAGTGAAACGTTGTCACAAAATGATAGGTCCTAATGTTTAGCCGTATACGCATGAGCAGTCTAGAGGTTAGGGGGCTCAACTCCCAGCCCAAAAGATTCTGGGGTCGACCCTCAAGAGCCACTGGCTGCTTCGTTAGAACATGGATCTGAACTCACTGAAAGGTTCCTATTACTGGACGTCTGATAAAGTAATACAGACTGAAGCCACTCCATGATACTAGAGTATGCCAGGTGAAGTTCTATCCcacctgagtgtgtgttggtagcTGGCTGAGCTAGAGGACGTGTGGAAGAACCCTGAGCTGGGGGGAGGCCCGGAGTGGTACAGGGCCTCCGGGTACGAGGAGGTGCAGGGGTCGGGCTGGCCCGTCACGCtcatggagagggaggaggaggagaggtaggaagaggaggacgggcAGGGGACAGAGGTGGAAGACGagctggaggtcagaggtctcCCAGTGGGCCCCTGGTTGATGACCGAGCCACGGTTGGCTAGCGTGGtgggggagatgggaggggtCATCAAGGCAGCCTGGCAGTACTCAAGCTGGCTGGctcctgcaggtgtgtgtgttcagggttgTTGTGGTTggatgttttgtgtgttgggaGGTTGTTGCATAAAGAGTTAATACAATTATTTGCAAAGCAAATATATAGTCATTTATAGCCGTGCATTGGTTGTAACTTTGATGCAAAATCTCCAactgtattcacacacacatcagttaACAATTATGACCTGGTTGATGGttcaaataaatgtgtttttgttttaccTAAAACTGAGAAACCAGCGTTTTCTGTGCTCTGATAGACAGCAAGGCTGGCTTCAAGGCACTgttgctgattggctgataaaGACATATAGGCATGTGCTGCCAGACCCTCATTCTTCACCAATTGGTCAGTGGCAATGCTGGCCTTGTTGCGATTGGCTAGGAAGCAGGAACTAGGCGAGGCCATGAATGCAGCTCTACTGGCGTCTGAGGGGTAAAACAATACTTAATACAAAAGTTATAACCAAGGGCTCTGACGGACAGCACCCGCATCGAAGTCTCTACAAATACATAGAATGACAAGTAACAGCAGCTGCAGTAAAAATACTACAAATGTGTAAGTGAGCAGACATAGCCCAGTGTTTGTATATGCTATACCTGCGTTTCTCATGGATCTGTCCAGTAGATTGAGTAGGTCCTGCTCCTTGTCGTTGTTGAACTGTGTCTCCAATGCCAACAGAATGTATTCATCCAGCAGCATTCTGATCAGATGGAACGACCCTGGGAACAGGATTCAGTAAAAGGTATGCTAGATATTTTAATAAGGATGGATGGAAATATGAATACTTGCAAAGTGCCAAAATACATAAATCCTTTTCTCTTAGGAGTACACTTCATATTCAAAGCTTTTTTTTGCATTGCTTGTTGGTGATCCTGTCACATACGAACACAGCGTGCATATTGACTCGGGGGGGAGTCTGCCCCTGGTTGATTGTTTATCACGCAAACAGTACAGTATTACTATTAAAACAGCACAGTAACCCATGGTATTCAAGACAATTGCTGCAATAATTTTATAATGATATTCATGAGTTTTAGTTtttgagaaaaagaaaaattataGTTATCATGGTGTTCTGTAGACAAAGCCCTTGCTACAATAGACTGCATAAAATACCTATTAATAATAAGAATGTGTTTCTGACAAGTTCATCTAAAACTATATTTTTATAGGGTCTAGTTTGGGATGTGTATTTAAAACATTGAGCCTGTATGGCTGTCCGAGCATCTGTCTGTCAgttcctctgtctgtcagctGTTTCCACCATCATTTCCTTCATCATGCACAGATGTGTGCACATGTAGGGAAACTAGTGTTCAAACAGAAAGAATGTTACCTGATAAAAGGACCGTTTAGGCAAAGCAGGGACGTTCATTATTAGCATACGTTTATGGCACCATTGTAGCAATCTGCTTcaatttaaaacaaacaaatcatctGGCTAGAGCTTGAGTGTGTACTACTTACTCTAACAATAGCACTTACTCTTACTCAGTTATGAGGCCTAGCTCTGGTAGCCCTTTAAGGAAGCCATACGTGTGTTTCTACTGGAGTTGCTGAGGGCCCTGGGTCGTACCAAAGCTACAGGCGTTGTTGAGAGTGAGGCTGTGCATCACTCTGGCGCCTAGGAAGCTCCAGCGCAGCAGGAAGTCTTGTGCTCGTCTTTTGACCGACCGACTGCTGTGTTGACCCGGCTGATATCATAAAGACAGAGTGCAAGAGACACAGAAGATATTTGGAGATTCATTATTTGCCTCTCAAATATTACAGATTCTAATTATGATTAAGTTTGAATGGAAAAATGTTCCTTAGTAAAATGGTGTTCCATAGCATGGCTGTCTTTTTAAAATGAAGCACTATCTGTGTGCTCATACGTTCAGACCTCTACACAGCTTCTGCCAATCAATACCTTGATTACTTTCTGTTCCACAACAGTGTCGAGCCATTCGATGAAGGACTCAACAGTGGCATTGTTCTTCAGCAGGTCTTTGAGCTCCTGGAAGACTGCGATGGAGTCATCTATCTCAAGACAAAGGAGAGGGATAGAAACGACTGCATTAGACactgtattttgtgtgtgtgtgtgtgtgtgtgtgtgtgtgtgtgtgtgtgtgtgtgtgtgtgtgtgtgtgtgtgtgtgtgtgtgtgtgtgtgtgtgtgtgtgtgtgtgtgtgtgtgtgtgtgtgtgtggtgaagaaTACCCCCAACACTCAAAAATCTACTTTATGTTTGCTGAACTGGTTTTGAACTGGCGAGTGTTTCACTGAGCACATAGGTGCTGAACAGTAACTAAAACGCCCTTTTAATATATCCCCCAGAACGTGGCAGCACTTCCCTGAACTCCTTATTCATCTAGCAACGTACCACCTTGTGACGCAGCCTGATCAACTGATCGGCAGTCTGCATATTATACGCAGAAAAGCCAAAGAAACAAATAGAAATTGCAATTCAAATTTGTGTGCTCCATTAGAGAATATGAAATATGAGCCGACAGTAACAGCTGGTTGGTAAGGATCTGTAACCAGACCTATAGTGACTCTTACACTCTGAGTAGACATCAGTGTCAGCATGCTCtcctgcagcagtgatgcccaGGAGTGGCTGAACACTGATGGTGCTCAGCTCCACCTTTTCCATGTCCGTCACCATACTGTTCACCACTGCCTGGTCGAACAGGGCTGGCCGGGCGATCTGGGAACAGAAGACAAAAGAAGGGATAGAGGGGTTCATTGGCAAGGAACAAGACAGCACACATTTATTCCACCCATCTGTAGGTTGAATGGACCATAGAATACCATCCTCTCACAAGATCAGAGGCCATGGGCTATAATACAACAAAGTTTGGAACCAATGGATTAGAGTTGTCCCTCTATTGACTCTCCTTCATGTCTTACTAGAAGTTAAGCTACTGTGCAAACGTAGTGTCATGGAAGTCAATTAAACCCAGTCGTATGTGTGTTAAATAATGGTCAGAGAAGGGCTGTTCTGCCACTATTGCCTACAAGAACCACGGTCCCTATCACCTTATTTTACATCATTTCCCAACTCTCCTTTCGGCTGTACCTGCGCCAGATGCAGAAAGGAACTCTGTCTCTTCAGAGACGAGATGAAGCGGTGTGCAATGGGCAGTTTCTTTGCTGCAAGGCATTCTGGGAGATTCTCCAGAGAcgaagtgagccagtgctcccAGTGCTTGGCAAAGTTACGGATGTCTGCCAACAAACTAATGAGCAAATATGATTTCACATGATGCAATTTCAGCTAACATTTCCTATACTCACAGACTGTTTACAGCTGCTTCTGCTGAATGCAGAGCAATTATGCATTAGATTCAAGTGACAAACCTTTCAGGCATCTCTTGCATGGTAGCAGGAATGAGCACGTCAGTGAGCACCTGACAAAATATCATGGAATAATGTCATTTCATGGTATGTAATAAAGTGTTATTTCATggtatgatttttttttcatttggtaTGGATTGCAACATAATGCTTTTTCATGGAATATTGGAGGACAATGTGATGAGAGATTTGCACGAAGATTCTCATTTAGCCATGAGGCACTACTAATACCTTGTGCTGCTTCTATCACTACAAAAGGCTTTGCTGAGGTTCTTCTATCAGATCACTACCAAAGGTTATTTTTTCTGATCATTACAAAGGGCAGTGCTACAATTATTCTATCTGATCAATATAAAAGGCTATGCTGTGGTTATTCTATATGATATCCTCAAAAGGCTGACGTTTTATCTTTCTGTTCAGTACCAAGGCTGAGGTTCTTCAATCAATCACTACAAAGGTTTATTCTATCTGATCACCGCAAAGGCTGAGGTTCTTCTATCTGATCTGTACAAAGGCTAGGCTAATGGGATTTTATCTGATAACTACAAATGGTTTTGCTGAGGTTCGCCATAATAAAAATGCTAGTCTTGAATATGAGGGAAAAATATTATGGATTTATAACACTTTTTTTATGTTCTAACAAGTTAAACTGttaaaagggagaaaaaaggtAACCTTATAAAGAatggagtcacacacacagaagatatCCATAATCACAGAGTTCTCCAGCAGGGGCAAAAGGTGGTCCGGCATACCTTGCCAGAAATGGAGCAGGAAGTTCTGTATCTGTAACACATCAGATGCAAGCACAACTTTGACCATGTCGGTGTGGGTGTAATATGGTCAGGAGCCATTCCTCTTAACTGACCATGTTGTGGTGGGTGTAACATGGACAGGAGCAATAACTCCTTACGGCCTCAAAGATGATTCATCTTCTCAAGTACTCAACGATTTTGAAATGCTGTCACTACGTGGGCTAACTTTAGAGAGAGAATTTACTGGTTGAGCAACATTGACACATAATAGTAGCCGTAAAATTACAACATACtacttaaaataaaaatgatgtaTTTCAAATATTAGTGTTTACTTTAATAAAAGGGTTACCTCTTCAAAGTTTACATTAATTGCATTGTCCAGGATGCACTGACAATGGGTTTTGTACATCATGATTAGAGTGTCCACCTACAAATGGAGGGAAAATTGGATATTTACAAATAGTTGAAAACATGCTTCTTTACTGGACAAAGAAATCCCAAGGAGTAATATTTCATAGGTCATCATCGAAGCTGCAGGATAGGAATAGTATGAATACCATGTCTACTTTTAATAATCTCTGGCAATCATTATTGTTCAAAGACATACTTTACAGATTGGGAAGCTGTAGCAAATCCCAAGCAGGCTCTACATGTTTGTTACACGGTTATCGGGAAAGGAGCCAACCTTTTCTCTGGGGATGTTTCCCTGTAGCAGGAGGTGCTGGGCGCTGGGGAATTCTGGGAGCAACGTTCCTGTTTTAGAACTCAGGGAGTATTTCCTTGTGAAGCCACCCTgtcaaacacaacttgttttaTGGCCTTCTGCAATCAAtgtttgccatttattaaagaATTATTATTGATTCTTACCTCATTCTTAAGCTTGCTTCCAGAAAATCTAAGATTATAAAACGAAAGAAAACCACTACATATTAAGAAGAAACATGTCTCTGAATAAAGCCACAAACCAGCAGCCCCTCTGGTGAAGATATATGAGGTATATAACAGCTGAACGTATGGACTGCTTCTGCTATTAGATGAAGCTCAAAGCTTGGTCTTACCTGGTCAGCCCCTTCCCTGAGTAGACTGAGTGGTAGTAGGCACTACTTTCTTTGATGCCAATGCCATAGTAATGATACCTGCAGAATGGTTCAGTTGGGTAATAATTGTACTAAATATGAATGACTTATGTTCAGAGAAAATGCAGAAGCACTTCCCCTCATCAGAAAATTCCCattaaaagaaaggaaaaaaaaaagttttttgtttGCTTACTTTGAGTGTCCTCTAGTGCCAAGACGTCTGGTTGTTAGGAGAGGAAACTTCTGACGGATGGTCTGTATAGAAGCAGAGGTTATTATCCGACGT from Gadus macrocephalus chromosome 21, ASM3116895v1 carries:
- the rfx6 gene encoding DNA-binding protein RFX6 isoform X2, which gives rise to MKPSGGGSLEDGPFGVHTLPVPEPTVRTPYDKKEEEDSAVKSEAEESSDRPHPTELSVHNPIPRKNITQIIKDKKKQTQLTLQWLEDNYMVCEGVCLPRCILYAHYLDFCRKDKLDPACAATFGKTIRQKFPLLTTRRLGTRGHSKYHYYGIGIKESSAYYHSVYSGKGLTRFSGSKLKNEGGFTRKYSLSSKTGTLLPEFPSAQHLLLQGNIPREKVDTLIMMYKTHCQCILDNAINVNFEEIQNFLLHFWQGMPDHLLPLLENSVIMDIFCVCDSILYKVLTDVLIPATMQEMPESLLADIRNFAKHWEHWLTSSLENLPECLAAKKLPIAHRFISSLKRQSSFLHLAQIARPALFDQAVVNSMVTDMEKVELSTISVQPLLGITAAGEHADTDVYSEYDSIAVFQELKDLLKNNATVESFIEWLDTVVEQKVIKPGQHSSRSVKRRAQDFLLRWSFLGARVMHSLTLNNACSFGSFHLIRMLLDEYILLALETQFNNDKEQDLLNLLDRSMRNADASRAAFMASPSSCFLANRNKASIATDQLVKNEGLAAHAYMSLSANQQQCLEASLAVYQSTENAGFSVLGASQLEYCQAALMTPPISPTTLANRGSVINQGPTGRPLTSSSSSTSVPCPSSSSYLSSSSLSMSVTGQPDPCTSSYPEALYHSGPPPSSGFFHTSSSSASYQHTLRPHGQMQSPALSGTSSLTYQLPSRYQPYQGPHGPGPSQPPPVSGLLSYSSSCSSDTPQAGVERGLDTQTPAGQRMAHVGPSGEYGYVPDASQAQGHHYSGYYGNSSYIQGQRILSSVDQHVSVISSVASLRPFPPMFSEVHDPLNILDVPGRKSPALYYEEVEEAEGCRGPKRQPALGSLYAVEPAVPRPCMYGGVPPPFPPQDQLSSSLPPINTVFMGQAALP
- the rfx6 gene encoding DNA-binding protein RFX6 isoform X1, coding for MKPSGGGSLEDGPFGVHTLPVPEPTVRTPYDKKEEEDSAVKSEAEESSDRPHPTELSVHNPIPRKNITQIIKDKKKQTQLTLQWLEDNYMVCEGVCLPRCILYAHYLDFCRKDKLDPACAATFGKTIRQKFPLLTTRRLGTRGHSKYHYYGIGIKESSAYYHSVYSGKGLTRFSGSKLKNEGGFTRKYSLSSKTGTLLPEFPSAQHLLLQGNIPREKVDTLIMMYKTHCQCILDNAINVNFEEIQNFLLHFWQGMPDHLLPLLENSVIMDIFCVCDSILYKVLTDVLIPATMQEMPESLLADIRNFAKHWEHWLTSSLENLPECLAAKKLPIAHRFISSLKRQSSFLHLAQIARPALFDQAVVNSMVTDMEKVELSTISVQPLLGITAAGEHADTDVYSEYDSIAVFQELKDLLKNNATVESFIEWLDTVVEQKVIKPGQHSSRSVKRRAQDFLLRWSFLGARVMHSLTLNNACSFGSFHLIRMLLDEYILLALETQFNNDKEQDLLNLLDRSMRNADASRAAFMASPSSCFLANRNKASIATDQLVKNEGLAAHAYMSLSANQQQCLEASLAVYQSTENAGFSVLGASQLEYCQAALMTPPISPTTLANRGSVINQGPTGRPLTSSSSSTSVPCPSSSSYLSSSSLSMSVTGQPDPCTSSYPEALYHSGPPPSSGFFHTSSSSASYQHTLRPHGQMQSPALSGTSSLTYQLPSRYQPYQGPHGPGPSQPPPVSGLLSYSSSCSSDTPQAGVERGLDTQTPAGQRMAHVGPSGEYGYVPDASQAQGHHYSAGYYGNSSYIQGQRILSSVDQHVSVISSVASLRPFPPMFSEVHDPLNILDVPGRKSPALYYEEVEEAEGCRGPKRQPALGSLYAVEPAVPRPCMYGGVPPPFPPQDQLSSSLPPINTVFMGQAALP